A section of the Lepus europaeus isolate LE1 chromosome 10, mLepTim1.pri, whole genome shotgun sequence genome encodes:
- the NOP56 gene encoding nucleolar protein 56, producing the protein MVLLHVLFEHAVGYALLALKEVEEISLLLPQVEECVLNLGKFHNIVRLVAFSPFSSSQVALENANAVSEGVVHEDLRLLLETHLPSKKKKVLLGVGDPKIGAAIQEELGYSCQTGGVIAEILRGVRLHFHNLVKGLTDVSACKAQLGLGHSYSRAKVKFNVNRVDNMIIQSISLLDQLDKDINTFSMRVREWYGYHFPELVKIINDNATYCRLAQFIGNRKELNEDKLEKLEELTMDGAKAKAILDASRSSMGMDISAIDLINIESFSSRVVSLSEYRQSLHTYLRSKMSQVAPSLSALIGEAVGARLIAHAGSLTNLAKYPASTVQILGAEKALFRALKTRGNTPKYGLIFHSTFIGRAAAKNKGRISRYLANKCSIASRIDCFSEVPTSVFGEKLREQVEERLSFYETGEIPRKNLDVMKEAMVQAEAAAAEITRKLEKQEKKRLKKEKKRLAALALASSGNSSSTPEECEEVQEKPKKKKKQKPQEAPQENGIEEPPASSSKPKKKKSFSKEELVSDLVETGGGVSPPKRKKPSAQEEMANDVEEAGTRKVPKKKRKFSAKEEGGSGPEEAATKSSAKKKKKLHKASQED; encoded by the exons ATG GTGCTCCTGCACGTGCTGTTCGAGCACGCGGTCGGCTACGCGCTGCTGGCGCTGAAGGAAGTGGAGGAAATCAGCCTGCTGCTGCCGCAG GTGGAGGAGTGCGTGCTCAACCTGGGCAAGTTCCACAACATCGTGCGCCTCGTGGCCTTCTCGCCCTTCTCCTCGTCCCAGGTCGCCTTGGAAAATGCCAACGCGGTGTCGGAAG GTGTCGTGCACGAGGACCTCCGCCTGCTGCTGGAGACTCACCTGCCGTCCAAGAAGAAGAAAGTGCTTTTAGGGGTTGGGGACCCCAAGATTGGTGCCGCTATACAAGAGGAACTGGGCTACAGCTGCCAGACTGGAGGCGTGATAGCCGAGATCCTTCGAG GTGTCCGTCTGCATTTCCATAATCTGGTGAAGGGGCTGACCGATGTGTCGGCGTGTAAagcccagctgggcctgggccacagctaCTCTCGTGCCAAAGTGAAGTTTAACGTGAACCGGGTGGACAACATGATCATCCAGTCCATCAGCCTCCTGGACCAGCTGGACAAAGACATCAACACTTTCTCCATGCGAGTCAG GGAGTGGTACGGCTATCACTTTCCAGAGCTGGTGAAGATCATCAATGACAACGCCACGTACTGCCGCCTCGCCCAGTTCATCGGAAACCGAAAGGAGTTGAATGAGGACAAGCTGGAAAAGCTGGAGGAGCTAACGATGGATGgcgccaaggccaaggccattCTGGATGCCTCCCGGTCCTCCATGG GCATGGACATCTCTGCCATCGACTTGATCAACATCGAGAGCTTCTCCAGCCGAGTGGTGTCGTTGTCTGAGTACCGCCAGAGCCTACACACTTACCTGCGCTCCAAGATGAGCCAGGTGGCCCCCAGTCTGTCTGCTCTCATTGGGGAAGCG GTAGGTGCCCGCCTCATTGCTCATGCTGGCAGTCTCACCAACCTGGCCAAGTATCCAGCATCCACAGTGCAGATCCTTGGGGCTGAAAAGGCCCTGTTCAG AGCCCTGAAGACACGGGGTAACACACCCAAATATGGACTTATTTTCCACTCCACCTTCATTGGCCGAGCCGCCGCCAAGAACAAAGGCCGCATCTCCCGATACCTGGCCAACAAATGCAGTATTGCCTCACGAATCGATTGCTTCTCTG AGGTACCCACAAGTGTATTTGGGGAGAAGCTTCGCGAACAAGTTGAAGAGCGGCTGTCCTTCTATGAGACTGGAGAGATTCCCCGGAAGAATCTGGACGTCATGAAGGAAGCCATGGTTCAG GCAGAGGCGGCGGCTGCAGAGATCACCCGGAAGCTGGAGAAGCAGGAGAAGAAACgcttgaagaaggaaaagaagcgCCTAGCAGCGCTCGCCCTGGCATCTTCAGGGAACAGCAGCAGCACCCCGGAGGAGTGTGAG GAGGTACAGGAGAAacccaaaaagaagaaaaagcaaaagcccCAGGAGGCTCCTCAGGAGAACGGGATAGAGGAGCCGCCTGCCTCTTCCTCCAaacccaagaaaaagaaatctttttccaAGGAGGAGCTGGTTAGTGATCTGGTGGAGACAGGGGGCGGCGTGAGCCCTCCCAAGAGGAAGAAGCCCTCTGCCCAGGAGGAAATGGCGAATGATGTGGAAGAGGCGGGCACCAGGAAGGTCcccaagaaaaagaggaaattctCCGCCAAGGAGGAAGGGGGCAGCGGCCCTGAGGAGGCCGCCACCAAGAGCAGtgccaagaagaaaaaaaagctcCATAAAGCATCCCAGGAAGACTGA